The Fusarium oxysporum f. sp. lycopersici 4287 chromosome 1, whole genome shotgun sequence DNA segment tgaagaagcagcgGCAGTAGCCTTCGCCCTGGCAGCAGCCTCCATTTCCCTCCGCCTTCTGTCTGCTGCCTTCTGTCGTGCCTCGAGCGCTTGGCTTTCTCGAATGGACTTCGTATAAGCTAGTCGGATATGTTCTCGTCGCTGTTCAAAATCAATCGGTCCTACAGAGATCTTCCGCCGGCGTGATGATGGTTCGGCGATCCTAGACTGTGGAATGGATGTAGGATTTGGTGATCTAGCCCTTTCCACTGCCCTCATCCGAGAGCTTGCCGTTGTAGCCACGGAAACGGGTTGACGAGGCCGAGAACTTCGGAGAGGAGGGGAGAGCTTCGGGGGAGGCGCTATGATATTTGCCTGAAGGCGATTATTGTTCGTTGGTGTGACCAGAGTTCGGGGTGCCGTTTTTCGAGTAGCGCCGCTCTGGGTTGGTGTCTTGGCCCTTGTTGGAGTTTTTGCCCTTGTCGTCGGAGTCCCTGCCCTTGATGTTCGGCCATTCACTTGCGGTCGTTTGAGAGTAGGCGAGTTCGAACGAGTCGAAGGTGTTGAATCACTGGGGCTATTCACTTTTCTCACAGAGCGTGGCAGTTTGGATGTAGATCCAGCACCCGAGGTATTAGTCGTCGGTGGCTTTCGAGAAGGGGTTTTACGAGAGACCGGAGGTACTGAAGGGGATTTCGGGACGTCGCTATGTGACCGTGTGTGGCCTTTTTGAGGGGCCTGGGTAGGTTGCCCGTTGTTATCGTCGCCGTTGAGGCTACGATACCAGATACTCGGGGACGAAGGCTCGGCGACATCTGGTGGATCAGATAGACTTCTTTGATGGCTAAAAGGATGGTGTAAGCTGGATTCAGATGTCCTTCTTGGGCGAACGCCCTCAATGCCATAACCAGCAGTGGGAAAACTGTGTTGCTCGGGAAGAATCTCGCCGAAAAGCAAGCCTTGGGAACGCGAAGGTGTGGGGGAGATAGAAGAAGTCGGTTGTTGTGGTGGAGACTCTGGTGCCAAGTTGGACGTGGGTTTGGAGGCATTTGAGTTTCCGCTAGTAGTACTTCGCGGTTTCCCTATACGACTTGCAAAAGACTGAGAATTATTCGAGACCTGGTCCTCGGCAACATATCTTGATCTCTGGGAGCGGGCTGACGAGGACACTGTTTGATTGCTGAACGAATTTGAACCATCACGTAATGTCGAGTAAGACGTTGCACCATTTCGCGGTTGTGGACTGACACCAACATCTTGCCTAATCTTAGCTGCAGCTCCCGTATGCGCCGGGGCACGGGGAATTGATGAAGGTGCAGCACCATTCTGGTCGAAGCGCCTTTTCAGATCCCTCACACTGGGGTGAGTTCCAGTGGGTTTATAGCCAGGAAGAGCAGGCCTGTTGTCGACAGGATTTGACGTAGAACGCATATTGATCTCTGTTTGCGATGTAATATGATGTTTTGGCGTTGAGCCATCACCGTTGGAGCGCAATGACGGACGCAATGCCGAGGCACCGATAAAAAGGGACTCTTGATTATTGTGGTATGTTCCCCGATAGCTTTTGTAGAAGTCGTCGGGGTTTACGGGGGCGAAGGCATGGTGGGCGCCCGTAGAAATCGAATCGTACTCGTCGGCGTGAGGCACAGAAGGATGGGAATAGGTGCTACGTTGGTCGAAATGAGATGCAGGAGCGGCGGAAGGCGAAGAATCGGGGAGGTAATGGCGGCGGTCGTGAGATAGCTGATCGTTGAGATAGTCTTGTCTGAGGTCAGTGGTGTGGTCGATGCGACGATTGTGGTCGTTATCGTGATCGTAAGGGCGCTGATTCTTATTATGCTGGGTGAGGTGATGAAGGTCGTGGTGAGGCTCGAGATTGGGGTTTCGAAAGCCCGAGTCTACATCCTGTACGTCCGCTTGGAGGCCCGCGTGAAGGGCCATATCCATGTCGTTATCCATGGTGGCCTGAGCATCGGTCAGGCTCGTCGAGCGGAGCGACTGGTTGGGGGACTATAGACCCATGCAGAGAGCATCGATGCGTTGGCGTTTAAGCGTTGTGCGGGCGTTGGCGTGAGGCGCACTTGATAGGTGTGAGCATAAGTACTGTACTGTAGGTGCTGTAAAGGACAGTGGAACAGAGTTAACTGCAAACGGGCCTGAAGAGTGTAGCGACCAGGGGTATGAGAAAATCAATGGCCCTCACAAGCTCACAACTGCAGGATCCAGCTGTGGACAAGTGAACAGGAACAACAAGATGGGGGCACCAGTCCCTGGAAGTTGAACGACGTTAGGGATGGGAGGGTCGAAAATCGAAGTGGACACTCTTGGTGGATGCTGGTGCTGGAATCAGCCGTTCCAACTCGTCGTATGCAGGCCAACTTTCTGCTAGGGGCTTCGACAGTGGACGGGGATGCTGCCAGTCAAGCGCTTTATTGATGCAGGTTAGCCTGAAGAGTGCTGTGGACGAAGTTGCGTGTGCGTGCATACGGCAATCACCTGTATCCAGGCCAGAGAGCTGAGGGTACGAACAGCACAGAGCAAGCGGGTCGTATGAGGCTCGAAGGTGGATGATCCCTGGGAAAGGGAGAAATAGGGGTCTAATAGGCGGGATCACTTCCTGAGATGGCCAAACCACACAAATAAATGAGGAGGGCGAAAGTTCGGTAGAAGAGAGGCACGGAGACTAAGCAACACCAAGATATTTTACGTGGAAGCAGTGGGATGGAAGACGCGATCTTATAAAGGGCAGGCGAATCTGAACGGAAAACTTACTATTATCCTTGTCGTCGGGTATGATATCAAGTAAAGTCAAGTGAAAGCACAGTTACAGTATCAATACCTAAACAGCGTTCAATTGGGATTTGGACTGGGAAGTGCCCGCAGATGGGACGCTACCTTCCTCAGTGGAGCACATCCGTTGAAGCTACATAGAGAGCAAACAACGGCGACGCTTTTGGTTGGATGTTGAAACacatcaatcacatcaaGAGAATACTTCATAAACCGTGCACAACGGCAATCAACCTTAAGCAGCGTAGACAACACCTCCACATTTCATGAGCATGCATTTGGCATTTCCGTATCTACAGCCGCAGAACAGGTAACTTTGAACAATGGACCGTCGACGGAGGGCCGCCTGTTGTGGCCAGCCTAAGAAAACTTTGTTAGGTCTACTGCAGGGCGAGGGACCAATAAAGGAACACAGGACACTTGAAGAACCTCATGGTCATCCATTCGACACATGGAAGCGAACAACATGCCCTGGAGACTACAGAGTAGAGCCTACTATCGCAGTCGAGTTACGTCTGTTAGACCAAGCTAAGACTCGGAGGTATCCCCTTACCTAGCATGGAAGGTAAAAACATGGTGCTTGGTTGACTTATGACGCCCCCCAAGGTCCAGTGTTTCTTCCCCTGCATCAATTCCCGAGTCCTGCGATATCCTTACCCATGTCCCAAATTAGAGCTTTGGAACCATCTGTCTCCAACGGATAGTTGCGACATTGGTCCTAGAACATGAGAATGACTAGCGAAGCATTTTAGAGTTTCTGCAACCATCAACATATCTCGAGAAAATCAAAGGCCCTGCCTGTCTTCCCCTTGAAGCGTCAGGGGTTCATTGTGATCCAATCCATGGCATTGTGACTGGTCTCGTAACCCACGAACCGTTTCGTGTGGCAGCCGATTCAGCAGCCTCAATTCCACCCGCTTGGACAAAGTCACCAAGTCAGTTCGTCAATGAATTCAGGCTTACCACCCCATTCATTTTTACATGAGTTGTGATGACCGTCGAAGCGTCGAAACTAGAAACATAGCCAGTTAAGCTTTCACACTGTAGCACATTGGGCGTATGTCTCATATATCTATTGCACTTATTGCCATTCGTCTATGTCAAACCAGGGAACCCCGCTCGATCTGGTCGCGTTCACTCGATTATTACTGCGTTGGAGAGACAAATGGCGATTGCCTATTCACCCCAGGACTACTCAATTCCCCATCCAGTCTTTCGTCCCCTGACGTTATGCATCCCCTTTCTCGCCTCTGCCTCTCTTTCATTCCCTCCTGCATCTCAGTTGCACCTCGGATCCTCGTACCCAAGAGTTAGGTACCTAGATTGACCGTCCACAGGTGGAACTTTAGTCTTAGGTGGCTATTGGGTCGCTCTGTCCTGGGGACTGCCTTTTGAAGAACAAACATACTAAGAATGCGCGCTCCTACGCACAGTTGGCCTTGAGAAACACATGATAAGTCAAGCCACTTACATCTCATGCCATTTTCATTGCCTAATCTCGTTGTTGATGTAGTTGTTCTGTGCCAGCAACTTTCTGCCCTTGGCTTATTCATGCTTCTTGGACATTGAGTTCAAAGTGGCGTGGCTGTGGTTTTAATATGTGTTATGTTTAATAGCTTGTCCTAAGTACTTTTAAGGGATTGATGAGTCTACGATAACAATAAATCCTCTTCCTGGTCTCGTTGACCCCTGAGCTTGTGTTCTAAGGTCTTCGACTGATCGGGAGACATCGGTGCAACGCTTTGATATGGCTCTTGTGGGTTCTGCCAGTTCTTTGTCAGTGGGGGctgagaaagaaaagcaTTTTTACATCGCCAAGAGTACACTTTGTTTGAAGTCACTTTCTATTTCCGAAGTCGTAATCCGAGACTACGATTCACCAAATCGTCTCCCTTTTCGTCTATTTGATTCCCAATATTCATCCTAGTGGCAGATCCGGGGCTCCATATCCATCAATTATCCGAGCTGACCACTTTTCAAGCCAGGTTATAGCCTTCTGGGTTACACAAAGAAGATTGCACAGGCGCACAGGTTTCCTCCGTGCTCGCCGTTCCTGCGTTGTGATACTGCGTGTGATGGTATGCAGGACTGCTTACAACGCTTCTTTAGCGATCATGTCAATTTCATCTGGAATCCCAGCTTCCCCCCAAAGGCACACCCCATCTACCACACCGAAAACACTATCTCCCGCAGCAAGTATAATTCTGTGCTGTGGTCGCTTCCGCGGATGTGTAAGCCTCGCGTTTCTTGCCCTCgttgagaagcagcagaTTGCTTTCATGTTACCTAACCCTCGCTGTGTCTGATGCTAACCACACTTCCTAGCCGAGATAAAAGCAAGCCAATAATCACAAGGCTCTAATAAGTAGTAGAATATGGGCTTTTCCTACGATTGCATCGAACAAAGTTCATCAACTGAATCTTTGTTAATGATTAGTGGCTAATTCTGTGATAACGCTCGGTTAAGCGGCCGGTTGCTTACCCCTGGAACCGGCCTCACACTAAGCCCGCGCTAATCCTTCTAGGGATAAGCTCCCGCTCCCACGTCGGGTAAGGATCAGCCACATTGCATCAAATCAATGTCCGAAACTCTGTGGCTCATGGAATTCCACTCTAGCTCGAATAAATTACACAAGTGATCATTGGAAAACACAGCGGCTTGACAACCGTTAAATGGGAAAAGGATACAGAACAATGATGGAAAACGAGAGAAAGCGAAAGTCGGAGACTATTGTCGCGTCGGAACACCAAAAGCGAGCCAAACCACTCGGGGGAATACCCGTGAGGCGCGACCTCCTGGAACGTCATTACGGCAGGGTCACCTCGTTAAGAGAATATGTCCTCTCTCAGCTACCTCATGGATCTCGACTCCGACGGAAGAAAGTGGCATCCATCGGCGAAGCAAATGATGCCggagagattgagaagactTTATCACGACTCCTAGATACATCACTTGTTTGTTTTGCCCATCAGGAGGCCGACAACGATGACACGAGATGGGAGCAATGGCTAGCATTCTCACAGAGAGAGGACGAGTCTTATGTCAGTCTTTCCGATGGGATTGCCGGATCAATATTCTCCCAAAATGAGGTTAGTACAGCATCTTTATTTGTATGGAAAGCCGCTTATAATCATATAGATTGTAGATTTTGTTGTATGGCGTCTCTTCTCCAGAGATGTGCAAGTCGGACGACGACCCAAGCACCTATTGTGTGACGGGTTTAGAAAATCAGCCGGACCAGATGACCAAGGAACTACCACTATTCCTGGactcttcagcctctttcCGAACTCTAACGTTGAGGCGCTGAGGGAAAACCCTTGGCCACAATTATTGGCCCTTCTTGGCAGAGCTGGAGAGAAAATCATGATCAATCTCCTTGTCGACGCCTCTATATATCTAGAGGTTGAAGCAGGTTTCAACAATTATTATCAACTGACAGGTAAGACAGCAAAACACTAAAGTACAAACCTGACCATTCTAGGTGTACCACTTGCAGAGCTTGACCTTCATGGAGGCGGTCTGTCAATGACTAAAGGATCTAAAAGCGAAGCACGCAAGCCTATAGACATAACTCTAGTGAGAAGCAGAATATTCTATGCTAAGCCATCCCTTACGGCACAAGGACTTGTTCAGCCCGGCTATAAACACATTCGTAAGTATAGAAAGTACATACAATCAAAcatattattaatattttttcAGACGTGTTGAATCGGTACACGAACGCCCCCATGTCTAACGACTTAGAGATCCAGCGCCAAGGTACGATCAATGTGATGATGTACATATTTCCTCGGCAATTCGGACTTCACAACGTCTTTACTTCTCAGGTCGATCCTACTATAACCTCGCAGAAGTTTCAAGACTATACgttgagagaagaagagattgCTCCCTATTTTCGAACAAAAGCAGGAGATACCGGGTCGCGAATGCCAAAAATACCCAAGCGGCTTCGTGGATATACTGAGGAACTTGTGAAACGCTTGCAAGTTCTCCACGGCCGATGTTCATATATCGAGCTCTTGAAGCACCACTGCCCCTGCACTTTTGACAGGCCATCGCGAACTAGGAAGCCGAGGACCAAGAAGAGTCTCATATCGTCTCGAAAGCTTAGACCATCACAACACCCGAAGACGGTTTCCTACTATCAGTGTGCTCCATCCCAGAAACATTCCGAGTTAGGGCTCTCGAGCACGCAAGCGCCAGCACTCCCATATCATAAATCCCTGGTAGAGCTAGCCACCCCATCATCTCAGGTCTCATCGTTCTGCCAAGCCGTCTTGTCCAAGATTATCCCCAGAGACTTCTGGGGGGATGATACCGTACAGAAACGCAACAAATCCACTATCATGCGAAGTGTCGATAGTTTCATCAGGCTCAGGCGTTTTGAAACCATGTCGCTACATGAAATAACACAAAATATGAAGGTTAGTGTCCGATAGTGCCAAAGCTTGACCATGGCTAATCATTTACCAGATCGCAAAAATCTCTTGGCTTCAGTCGCCAGTTCTGGGCGACCGAAAACCAAGCAAAACTGATACTGCAAAGCGCCTGGAGATTTTTAAtgaatttatttatttcGTTTTTGATTCTCTCTTGATGCCCCTGATCCGCAACACATTTTATGTTACCGAGTCTAACACCCATCGATACCAAGTTTTTTACTTTCGCCATGAAGTTTGGAGACAAATAGCAGagccagccatgatggaaCTTAGGGCAGACATGTTTGAGGAGGTCAAGTTGGATGACGCGCTGCAGGTATTGCGTTCTCGGAAGCTGGGCTTTAGCCAAGTTCGACTCCTTCCAAAAGGCAACAAACTTCGCCCCATCATGAATCTCCGGCGCAGGGCTATGACCAGGGGACCTTCAAGCAAGCTTGGGCGTAGTATAAATACTATCTTAGGTCCCGTGCATTCGTTGCTGAAGCTAGAGAAGGTATGTGAGGCGACAAACATTCGGGGGCTGAAGCTGACTCGAAATTCAGAGGATCAACCCGTCCAAATTGGGTTCCACTATGTTCTCCGTCAGCGATATTTATACCCGACTGAAGCTATTCAAGCAATCTCTGGGCCCTGAATATGGTAAATTGTACTTTGTCAAGGCtgatgtcaaggctgctttCGATACCATCCCACAAGAGGCAGTTGTCAATCTGATGAAGTCCGTGCCAAGTCAGTCGAAATATACCATCATGAAACACGCAGAAGTGAAGCCTGGGGAACGGGCAGCGGTAGCTGACGACAAGACCTCGTCCAAAGCTATCCGTCGATGGCATGCAACAGCCTTGAGCGAGAAGGAAAACCCAGATTTCATCATACGGCTTGAGCAAAACCTGGCTcacaagaagaaaaatactGTCTTTGTGGGCAGCGCTTTACGCAATACTCAAAACGTTGGAGAACTGATGCATCTTCTCAGGCAACATGTCGAGTATaatcttgtcaagattggAAAGAAATACTACAGACAGAAAACCGGAATCCCTCAAGGCTCTGTGTTGTCCTCATTCTTATGCAATTATTTCTATGCTGACCTTGAAGTTAAACATTTGGACTTCCTTCGTTCGCCAGACTGCCTACTCTTACGCCTCATTGACGATTTTCTTCTAATCACTCTAGACCAGGAAAAGGCGATCAAGTTTGTCAATGCTATGCATGTTGGGTTTCCTGAGTATGGCGTTGCGGTCAACCCGACCAAGACCATGGTCAACTTTGACATGCTATATGATGGTGAGCCCTTGCAGAAGTCTAATCATGAGAAAGGCTTCCCCTACTGCGGAACCACTATAAACTGCAAGACACTGGATATCACCAAGGATAGAGATAGAGATGCAAATATTGGTACGCTCAAGAGTCTTGCTTCTAGTCCAATCCAAGACCAGTACTTACACCTAGAAAGATGTATCTGCTTCTCTCACCGTCGACTTCGGCCGCACACCTGGTCAGAACTTTCAACGAAAAGTTCTAAGTTAGTCCCCCGTACCGCATGAACCCAAAGAGTTGCTAACCAAGGCTCCTATGACCATTCAGACGCTTTCAAGATTCAATCTCATCTGATGTTTTATGACACGTCCCATAATGCAAACCGAACCGTTCTCAACTCGCTTCGAAGTACCTTTGTTGAGACTGCGAGCAAAATGTACGCTTACCTGCGTTGCCTCGGGAAGACACAGCAACCGAGTAGTGAAATGATACTCCGTAAGTCACTCAAACTCATGATGTGGCTGATTTAATGTCtgatcttctcaaggaaCTATTGCTAAAGTGATCGACGTTGCCTTCCTGCTCTTGACTAGCAAATCTCGGGTGATGAGATATCCCCAATACATCTGTGACGTGCGAAAATCGCAAGTTGCTCTGTAAGTATTTCTCGCCGCGCCGTTCCTTGGCAGTACTCTAATAGTGATAAGAAATGCGTGCCTTGCCTTTGAGAAGGTATTGGCAGCGAAGCAGAGCAACTATCAGCCTGTTGTGAAGTGGCTCCGTAATGAAGCTGATAGGCTTGCCTCGGGCCAAAAATACGAGCTTCTGCGAGTTTCATGAGCTAGGCGAATAGTAACTTCAGATGAAATGGCTAAACAATTTATCTCTAATAACTTTGTTTCTTCTATGCACGAGGACTAGTCTAggataaatattataatcgACTTACCCCTTGCTTTCCCAAACATGGCGCGTGTCCGATAAACATATTTTCTTTACATCAAGATGTTCCAGCCTCAAAGCTGTATACCACTTTTCCACCAGTACTTATCTGAATGCCAGATTGGGAACATATATCTCCTCCATCGCCACCAATGATCGTCTGGGTAACCGAAACCAAGCCAGCGCAGGGGGGAAATCGGCACAGGTTCCAGAAGCCAAATACCCGAAGATGAAATATCATCGGTAAAGAAAAATGCGGTCAGACAGAGCCAGCCCAGAGTGAATACCATATTGAATGCCTGCCGGAGTCTTTGTGGGAAGTCGGGGAAATGCTTGTCCAAAGTCTGCAGCAAAAGAAGCTGCAAGATAATGCCAGGAGGCTGCAGGGCAAAGAAGAGCGGACTTCTCCAGGGTTTTGTGGTTGGCATAGACGATAAACTTCCACCAGCGTGAAGTAAACCGGACTGTATGAAGGATAAGCACATGGTAACAATTTGAGCACGTAGTGTTCCTCTTCGAAGATAGCCATGGTCAACGAGGAACTTTGCGGGCGCAACAAACTGAAGACGAAAGGTTTGATGCCAGAACGCCCCCCACCAACCAGCAAGACCTCTATCAAGCACCTGCGAGATAGGACCGAAGATGTTGGTGTACTGCCATAACTCTCTTCGCATGGGGTAAAAGTAGGAGAAAACGTAGAGCTGAAAAAGGTCATGCAAGCTAAAAATGGCATCGATGGCAGCATAGATACCAACAAGACAAAGGAGCTCGCGATAGATGAAGCGCAGCCACGGAGGAAGCCGCCGGAGGAATAAAGGGAGCTCAAGTCCCTGATCGGGCCCATAGGCACAGTAGGGATCCTTGACCATCGCAACAGAGCAAAAGTCCAAAAGAAaagtgaggaggaggactCTGCGAATACGGCTCCATACAAACTCCCTCTCGGTCAAGTTACGATAGTAGCCGCTTCTAGACACAATGAGCATGTTGTCGAAGGATACATGATCCCCATCGCGAATATTGCTTGGGATATCTGGTCTTGGTACGGAAGAGATAGAACAGTTCCAGCCTGGAGAAAAAGCTTAGCCAGGAACCTCCTTGTAAGTGCTAGATAATCGTTCCAAACCTACCGATTTCCCTAAAGTTTGTAGCAAGGTCAAGTGTCCAGTTAAGCCGTTCACCGAACGATCCGTTTTCAGGAAATTTCTGCCAGGCGTAAACCACATCTTTAGAGCTCCCATTCTTGGCACGGGTTTCGGCGTCCCCTGAAAGTGCAATGGCTTCGTGGTAAGCCTTTCGCTGTCGAATTACGCTTTCTTGGTTTGATCCATTGGCAACATCTATGGACAGTTGTTTTGACGATGCTTGCGACTTGTTGCCCTTGGGAATCTTGACAACTCTGGCATAGTCGAGTTGCGGATCGGACCAAACCAAAAGATTCAGAGTCGTCAAGATACCCCATCCGCCCATGAGACCTGACGCATATGCTGGAGCGACGTTGTAGCTAGACATATACTGAATCATATAAGCATCGAACGCAACGACAAAAGCGACGACAAGCCATCGTGCGTGGTAAAGCCATGGCCGATTTCGATGTGGGATTGCCAAATAGACAATAGGCAAAATGAAAGGACCGAAAAGGCAGAAAGGAAGAACAAGGGGTTCTCTAATCCCTTTGGCAACTTCTGTATCGAATAGCGCCTTGTACTCGGCGCGGGCGATATTGCCAAGATTGGCCACAGGAGTGACTGTCATTGCGCCGACAACTTCGGAGGGTTATGCAGGGGCAAATCTAATTGCTCTCAGTTGCAGGACTTTTCGGCAAGCTCGCTTCTCGTAGGGTTGTATTGGCGTCTACGACTCTATCATGACGCAAGCTGGTTGACAATTTCTACGAGGCGGGAACAAAGTAGCAACAGGCAATAAATGCAGCAAAGAATTCGTACTGAAAAAGTTCCTGGATGGGAAGAAAGAAACGAAGCCTGGCTTGTAATTGTACCTCGGAAGTTATGGCTTCTTCATGGTACAGAAACAGGTAACACCAATCAAAGGGTCATGGATTGTACCCAAATAGTATTTTGGCGGTGATGAAGCTGTGGGGGGaaagtctttttttttctggACCAAGTAAGAACTATCTCCATAGACCCATGAACGGAGCCTCAAAAACTAGGTCATACTGTAGTAGTCGAGGAGCGCATGAGGATACAGAAGCCTGATGTGTGCAGCCACGTCTCTTTCAGCGGGCGAAAGAATTGCTTTTTGCTGAGTCGACGTGTCCTTGCTGACGTTAGACAGAGGCTCATGTTGCTACAGTCTCGAGAATCCCATGCCGAGAACACAAGAGACACTATAATCACTTAAGCAGTAGCTTCTTAGGTATTATTGGTGATCGGGTTGAGTCGCTAATTGCTGTCATTATACCTAAGGTATGTTAACTTGCACTCACTAGTGGTGGTCATGGAGAGTCATCTGGTCACTAAGGTCTAGGGGTTTTCTGCAAGCTAAGGCCAGTACTTTAGTAAGTATAGGGACTCAAATTCCACGATAACCCACTTAACCACATGCATTGTCGATCTCTGGAGTGGGAGATCAAATTGGCGGATTGGGTAGTTTGTAGCTACCTAATGAGGGTGGTGCCTCAACATTAGTCAGATTCGTGGTATTGAGCCAAGACTCATGCTGACTGCGACATCTGAATGTTGTTCCATATCACAATCTGTTGCTGTATCATATATTGTTGCATACAGTGAGACTCCGCTTGAATACGATATCCAAAATTGaccttggaaagaagaatgGCTCCAACTGCAGCTGCCGATGGGGTTACAAAGCATAGAGCGTGCGACGAATGCCGTGAGTGCCTCATCATGTGTCCGAATCGGAGACTTATCGGTTATTAGGATCCCGAAAACTCGCATGCTCCAAAGAACCCGAGGGCTGTTCTCGGTGTAAAAAGGAGGGAATAATATGCTACTATTCTCCGCAGAAGCAAATGGGCCGTCCCCGAAAGAGGCGGCATGTGGATGTGGGTGATGAGGCCATTCTGCCAGCACCGACCATTTCCCAGCCGCCAGAGGAAGCTCTACTTTTTCTCCAGCCAGATGATAATATCTCCTATGAGCACCTGAATCAAACGCAAACAACCGGAGATTATCTTCTGGATCTCAACTTCCTGGACGAGCCAGCTAATGCAAACGCCGATACATGGGGCTTGCAATCTAGTCATGGCACGTTTTCTTTCAACCCGCAGATCGTGGAACCCCAAGGCTTGCTCGTTGACAATGCTACATTACCTACATTGGATCTGAGTGGTGTCGACCTCCTTGGCAGTATCAATTTTGGCGAGACAGACGCTCCGCAAGAAACAATTTCGAAGGATCTCAGTAACACACTGCAGCAATACCTAGTAGATCAGATTGAATTCCCAAACCCAGGACTAAAACAGAACTCGGACACACCGACACCACCTGACTCCAGCGAAAATGGTGCCTCTGTTGAATCCACTGAGAATGTGATTAGAACACCGACTCCCTCTATGCGACCTGTACCTACAGTGTCTTGCGGCTGTTTGTCATCACTTTATTTAGCTCTCGAGTCTCTTGGAAATCTGCCAGCTGAGGTCATACCGGCCAT contains these protein-coding regions:
- a CDS encoding telomerase reverse transcriptase, whose translation is MGKGYRTMMENERKRKSETIVASEHQKRAKPLGGIPVRRDLLERHYGRVTSLREYVLSQLPHGSRLRRKKVASIGEANDAGEIEKTLSRLLDTSLVCFAHQEADNDDTRWEQWLAFSQREDESYVSLSDGIAGSIFSQNEIVDFVVWRLFSRDVQVGRRPKHLLCDGFRKSAGPDDQGTTTIPGLFSLFPNSNVEALRENPWPQLLALLGRAGEKIMINLLVDASIYLEVEAGFNNYYQLTGVPLAELDLHGGGLSMTKGSKSEARKPIDITLVRSRIFYAKPSLTAQGLVQPGYKHIHVLNRYTNAPMSNDLEIQRQGTINVMMYIFPRQFGLHNVFTSQVDPTITSQKFQDYTLREEEIAPYFRTKAGDTGSRMPKIPKRLRGYTEELVKRLQVLHGRCSYIELLKHHCPCTFDRPSRTRKPRTKKSLISSRKLRPSQHPKTVSYYQCAPSQKHSELGLSSTQAPALPYHKSLVELATPSSQVSSFCQAVLSKIIPRDFWGDDTVQKRNKSTIMRSVDSFIRLRRFETMSLHEITQNMKIAKISWLQSPVLGDRKPSKTDTAKRLEIFNEFIYFVFDSLLMPLIRNTFYVTESNTHRYQVFYFRHEVWRQIAEPAMMELRADMFEEVKLDDALQVLRSRKLGFSQVRLLPKGNKLRPIMNLRRRAMTRGPSSKLGRSINTILGPVHSLLKLEKRINPSKLGSTMFSVSDIYTRLKLFKQSLGPEYGKLYFVKADVKAAFDTIPQEAVVNLMKSVPSQSKYTIMKHAEVKPGERAAVADDKTSSKAIRRWHATALSEKENPDFIIRLEQNLAHKKKNTVFVGSALRNTQNVGELMHLLRQHVEYNLVKIGKKYYRQKTGIPQGSVLSSFLCNYFYADLEVKHLDFLRSPDCLLLRLIDDFLLITLDQEKAIKFVNAMHVGFPEYGVAVNPTKTMVNFDMLYDGEPLQKSNHEKGFPYCGTTINCKTLDITKDRDRDANIDVSASLTVDFGRTPGQNFQRKVLNAFKIQSHLMFYDTSHNANRTVLNSLRSTFVETASKMYAYLRCLGKTQQPSSEMILRTIAKVIDVAFLLLTSKSRVMRYPQYICDVRKSQVALNACLAFEKVLAAKQSNYQPVVKWLRNEADRLASGQKYELLRVS